The following proteins come from a genomic window of Fibrobacter succinogenes:
- a CDS encoding carbohydrate-binding protein has product MFGLMKKNGCKLGVLATLALTSLVGSAFASADTLVLTPPLGWNSWNVFHENINEKQIQEIADAMVSSGLRDAGYVFLNLDDNWMDTKRDAQGNLQNNPKTFPSGMKAIADYVHKKGLKFGLYGDRGKRTCHHYNSKWDSQSGSNGHEEQDAKKLAEWGVDYWKYDNCDSDPNTQEKDYTAMSKALRNSGRDIVFSICMWEYKDWMPKIANLWRTTFDIGPEWISTSWYRGVYEIIDANNKYWQIAKPGHWNDPDMLEVGNRGLSYEEQRSQMTMWSIMAAPIMISSDVRNMSNETKELYLNKDMIAINQDSLGVQGHRISDKQGKQVWTKPLKNGDIAVALLNNNGSTQTVECNFADIGVEGEVEVRDAWKKKDLGPVSHVSIELPAHGSALLRLILKPVPREPFKGKALAIPGKIEMEDFDINGVGEGNTTYNESDTENHGDSDYRKGTGVDLYEKATGVIVGYNQAGEWLEYTVKVAKTGAYTMNASVASANSTSSFKLSMDGKDITEEISVPQATSGEDNYDEYNTVEAKVDLTEGEHILRFTVTGDWMDIDWIEFVDEKVGLAKTRLTSLESENSYNVFSATGKHLGRVELNGASMVQALENAGYARGTYMMRAVKGNQIHRVNIAK; this is encoded by the coding sequence ATGTTTGGTTTGATGAAAAAAAACGGTTGCAAACTTGGGGTGTTGGCAACTTTGGCTTTAACGAGTTTGGTGGGATCGGCTTTTGCTAGTGCCGATACTTTGGTGCTTACGCCACCGCTGGGATGGAACAGCTGGAACGTTTTCCACGAAAACATCAACGAAAAGCAGATTCAGGAAATCGCCGATGCCATGGTCTCTTCGGGTTTGAGAGATGCGGGCTACGTCTTCCTGAACCTCGATGACAACTGGATGGATACCAAGCGCGATGCCCAGGGCAACCTCCAGAACAACCCGAAGACTTTCCCCAGCGGCATGAAGGCCATTGCCGATTACGTGCATAAAAAAGGCCTGAAGTTCGGTCTTTACGGTGACCGCGGCAAACGTACCTGCCACCATTACAACAGCAAGTGGGATAGCCAGAGTGGTTCCAACGGTCACGAAGAACAGGACGCCAAGAAACTCGCCGAATGGGGTGTGGACTACTGGAAGTACGACAACTGCGATTCTGACCCGAATACCCAGGAAAAAGATTATACCGCCATGTCCAAGGCTCTCCGCAATTCCGGACGCGACATCGTGTTCAGTATTTGCATGTGGGAATACAAGGACTGGATGCCCAAAATCGCTAACCTCTGGCGCACCACTTTCGATATCGGCCCCGAATGGATTTCCACTTCGTGGTACCGCGGCGTCTATGAAATTATCGATGCCAACAACAAGTATTGGCAAATTGCAAAGCCCGGCCACTGGAACGACCCGGACATGCTTGAAGTCGGCAACAGGGGCCTCTCTTACGAAGAACAGCGCTCCCAGATGACGATGTGGTCCATCATGGCGGCTCCTATCATGATCAGTTCCGACGTGCGCAACATGAGCAACGAGACCAAGGAACTTTATCTGAACAAGGACATGATTGCTATTAACCAGGATTCCTTGGGCGTTCAGGGCCACCGCATTTCCGATAAGCAAGGCAAGCAGGTTTGGACCAAGCCTTTGAAGAATGGCGACATTGCTGTGGCGCTCCTCAATAACAACGGCTCTACCCAGACAGTTGAATGTAACTTTGCTGACATTGGCGTAGAAGGCGAAGTGGAAGTTCGCGACGCTTGGAAAAAGAAAGATCTGGGTCCGGTTTCCCATGTCTCTATTGAACTCCCGGCTCACGGTTCTGCTCTGCTCCGCTTGATTCTCAAGCCTGTTCCGCGCGAACCGTTCAAGGGCAAGGCTCTCGCCATTCCGGGCAAGATTGAAATGGAAGACTTCGACATCAACGGCGTGGGTGAGGGCAACACCACTTACAACGAAAGTGATACCGAAAACCACGGTGACTCTGACTACCGCAAGGGTACGGGCGTCGATTTGTACGAGAAGGCTACTGGCGTTATCGTAGGCTACAACCAGGCCGGCGAATGGCTGGAATACACCGTGAAAGTTGCCAAGACGGGAGCTTACACGATGAATGCTTCCGTTGCCTCTGCCAACAGCACTTCTAGCTTCAAGCTTTCCATGGATGGCAAGGACATCACTGAAGAAATTTCTGTTCCGCAGGCGACCTCCGGCGAAGACAACTATGACGAATACAATACGGTTGAAGCCAAGGTGGACTTGACCGAGGGCGAACACATTCTCCGCTTCACGGTTACCGGCGATTGGATGGACATTGACTGGATCGAGTTCGTTGATGAAAAAGTGGGGCTTGCTAAAACTCGCCTGACTTCGCTCGAATCCGAGAATTCGTACAACGTATTTAGTGCGACAGGAAAGCATCTTGGCCGTGTAGAATTGAATGGCGCTAGCATGGTGCAGGCGCTTGAAAACGCTGGCTATGCACGTGGCACGTACATGATGCGCGCCGTCAAGGGTAATCAAATTCATCGCGTGAACATCGCGAAATAA
- a CDS encoding carbohydrate-binding protein — MSFKTLSQMAAISALFLGATIATAADQATFYVAPNGSDSNKGTEEAPFKTITQAQKAVRAINGTMTGDISVILRGGTYQLPATVNFTEADGGKDGHYVRYKAYPNETPLVTGGIPMSGWTIHDEKNNIWKVEGVDARFRQLYVNGKKAIRARMPNLKDNGDHNFFRLNKVDSTGSAFLLNGNDIKSTDWKNPKKVEIHLMIAWAESILRLDKITQQGGVYKFEPQDPERSKLFRRKYPMLGTAFMSNPPKQQVYYLENAYEFIDQPGEWYLDESTNTLYYKAREGEAMGTANVVAPRVNTLFSILGKDTKNKVGYMSFEGITFAHTNYLRPSEEGFLDLQAGMFNIEVMEENGRLGSNKFLLWRPDAGFRIENAHHMKIKNCTFTQMAATGLDMVSGTNDDLVEGNVFYELGANGIMLGKFSQDSLTEIHIPYNPTDKDEISTRDTLRYNLITNVTNEHQGAVGIAAGYPRYVVIENNEVSYTNYSGISVGYGWTTKQTAMTNNHINKNNIHHISRLLCDSGPIYTLSNQGTGSEIKENYLHDYGGSDWADYWVLPIYLDEGSSGFTVENNSYKNAPSGVGRNAPGQYTEKNNNGYIASVAEAAGLQGEFKNIGDRIATIPLPDFSNVVPQAPFVENMTIPGIVEMENYDEGGQSISFNDKDFVNEGGVYREDGVDIVQIDSTDKTKGYAVGYTQAGEWMEYTVNVSAAGEYAFMANVATGLEGSGFQLFLDGKAISDTIVAPQGEDWNTYGTVDGKTTAIEAGEHVLRVAITGAYLNIDWIKFGKSKEEIISIKPSVRYGLNMDISRSSTLNVFDIRGQRLGTLRVMGMPTTSSVLQEMHAKNFKSGVYFVQSANKVFGKMVQVK; from the coding sequence ATGAGCTTCAAAACATTAAGTCAAATGGCTGCGATTTCTGCGCTCTTCTTGGGTGCAACTATTGCAACCGCTGCTGATCAGGCTACATTCTATGTCGCTCCGAATGGTAGCGATTCCAACAAGGGTACCGAAGAGGCTCCCTTCAAGACGATTACGCAGGCACAAAAGGCTGTGCGCGCTATCAACGGCACGATGACCGGCGATATTTCCGTTATTCTCCGTGGTGGTACTTACCAGCTCCCCGCAACGGTGAACTTTACCGAAGCCGATGGCGGTAAGGATGGTCATTATGTGCGCTATAAAGCCTATCCGAACGAAACTCCGCTTGTCACGGGCGGTATCCCGATGTCTGGCTGGACCATTCACGATGAAAAGAATAACATCTGGAAGGTCGAAGGTGTCGATGCTCGTTTCCGCCAGCTTTACGTGAACGGCAAGAAGGCAATTCGCGCCCGTATGCCGAACCTCAAGGATAATGGCGACCACAACTTCTTCCGCTTGAACAAGGTGGACTCCACTGGTTCTGCGTTCCTCTTGAATGGCAATGATATTAAATCGACTGACTGGAAGAATCCCAAGAAAGTCGAAATCCACTTGATGATTGCATGGGCCGAAAGCATCTTGCGTCTTGATAAGATTACGCAACAGGGCGGTGTCTATAAGTTCGAGCCGCAGGATCCTGAAAGAAGCAAACTTTTCCGCCGCAAGTACCCGATGCTCGGTACCGCATTCATGAGTAATCCGCCGAAGCAGCAGGTTTACTACCTCGAAAACGCATACGAATTTATCGACCAGCCGGGTGAATGGTACCTCGACGAATCGACCAACACGCTTTACTACAAGGCTCGTGAAGGCGAAGCGATGGGTACGGCTAATGTGGTTGCACCGCGCGTCAATACGCTCTTCAGCATCCTCGGTAAGGATACTAAGAACAAAGTTGGTTACATGTCTTTTGAAGGTATTACCTTTGCACATACAAACTATTTGCGCCCGAGCGAAGAAGGATTCTTGGATTTGCAGGCCGGTATGTTCAACATCGAAGTCATGGAAGAAAATGGCCGCCTCGGCAGTAACAAGTTCCTCCTCTGGCGTCCGGATGCAGGCTTCCGCATCGAAAACGCTCACCACATGAAGATTAAGAATTGCACCTTCACGCAGATGGCTGCAACCGGTCTTGATATGGTTTCAGGCACGAACGACGACCTTGTCGAAGGCAACGTGTTCTACGAACTTGGAGCAAACGGCATTATGCTCGGCAAGTTCTCTCAGGACTCCTTGACCGAAATCCACATTCCGTACAATCCGACCGATAAGGACGAAATCAGCACTCGCGATACGCTCCGTTACAACCTCATTACGAACGTGACGAACGAACATCAGGGCGCTGTGGGTATTGCCGCTGGTTATCCGCGCTATGTCGTGATTGAAAACAACGAAGTGTCTTATACAAACTATTCCGGTATTTCTGTGGGTTATGGCTGGACGACTAAACAAACAGCTATGACGAACAACCACATCAATAAGAACAACATCCACCACATTTCCCGCTTGCTTTGCGATTCTGGTCCGATTTACACTTTGAGTAACCAGGGTACGGGCAGCGAAATCAAGGAAAACTACCTCCACGATTACGGTGGATCTGATTGGGCTGACTATTGGGTTCTTCCGATTTACCTCGATGAAGGTTCCAGTGGCTTTACTGTTGAAAACAACTCTTACAAGAATGCTCCGAGTGGTGTTGGCCGTAACGCTCCGGGTCAGTATACTGAAAAGAATAACAATGGCTACATCGCTTCTGTTGCCGAAGCTGCAGGCCTCCAGGGCGAATTCAAGAACATTGGTGACCGCATCGCGACAATCCCGCTTCCGGATTTTTCCAACGTGGTTCCGCAGGCTCCGTTTGTCGAAAATATGACGATTCCGGGCATTGTCGAAATGGAAAATTACGACGAAGGTGGCCAGAGCATTTCTTTCAACGACAAGGACTTTGTGAACGAAGGCGGCGTCTATCGCGAAGATGGCGTGGACATTGTCCAGATCGATTCTACCGACAAGACGAAAGGCTATGCAGTGGGTTACACGCAGGCTGGTGAATGGATGGAATACACTGTGAATGTCTCTGCTGCTGGCGAATACGCTTTCATGGCTAACGTGGCTACCGGTCTCGAAGGCTCTGGCTTCCAGCTCTTCTTGGATGGCAAGGCTATCTCTGATACGATTGTGGCCCCGCAGGGCGAAGACTGGAATACATATGGCACGGTCGATGGAAAAACGACTGCTATTGAAGCTGGCGAACATGTGTTGCGCGTGGCTATCACAGGAGCTTACTTGAACATTGACTGGATCAAGTTCGGTAAGAGCAAAGAAGAAATCATTTCTATCAAGCCAAGTGTCCGTTATGGTTTGAACATGGATATCTCTCGCAGCTCTACGCTCAACGTCTTTGATATCCGTGGCCAGCGCTTGGGAACGCTCCGCGTGATGGGTATGCCGACGACGAGTTCTGTGCTTCAGGAAATGCATGCAAAGAACTTTAAGTCTGGTGTCTACTTTGTTCAGAGTGCGAACAAAGTCTTTGGCAAGATGGTGCAAGTAAAATAA
- a CDS encoding family 43 glycosylhydrolase, with the protein MKMTSKILLAFGLGFASNALAENPIIQTYYSPDPAPVVFGDTVCVYTGNDEGGSFFTMHGWRVSCTTDMVNWTDMGELILSNKDFGGNAKDNGDWAAQVVRRNGKYYYYVTVESTRGGRAINVAVADKPQGPFKDARNGQHLAGPNWDYIDPTVWIDDDGQAWLYWGNPKLYYAKLKENMIEFDGQIQVTDMSRGFSPNGNSVYTEGPWIHKRDKKYYMIYASHGVPEKISYSTSDSPTGPWKWGGIIMDQGNGTAFTNHSGLIDFKGRSFFFYHNQKNVSGGGYSRSTAVEEFTWNADGSIPTIKSTDNGVVKPIKNLDPFERVEAETKSWVGGINVDKSGGYTIIKHVAKQGDNVYLTNMGNNFYTKVRSVDMGDGAENIIICTKGNGGKLEVHTGSTTGPTIATIDVPKSSSWQENTFALTDAAGVEDLYFVVKQGGFDFDYWYMESAATKIPQEPFKGTASAIPGKIQAEDYDKGGHNKAFYDNDRANQGGAYREDEVDIVQLDSTDKSKGYAIGYTEDGEWVEYTVDNQIASEYTIVVNMATASDDVGVQFYIDGEEITDVIKAEKGEDWSHYSTIEAKTKEIPKGEHVLRMQIVGNFVNVDWFKFCMGFDCEDQVGIKNARVELPIAEKSYAVFTMTGKYLGHVDAKGQSLAKSIRSAGFVPGVYMVRGLGHSKTFRVLVK; encoded by the coding sequence ATGAAAATGACAAGTAAAATACTTCTCGCGTTTGGACTTGGTTTTGCGTCCAATGCGCTTGCAGAAAACCCGATTATCCAAACGTACTATTCGCCGGACCCGGCTCCGGTTGTGTTTGGCGACACCGTCTGCGTCTATACCGGTAACGACGAAGGTGGTTCCTTCTTTACCATGCACGGTTGGCGCGTTTCTTGCACCACCGATATGGTGAACTGGACCGACATGGGTGAGCTCATCCTTTCGAATAAAGACTTTGGCGGCAACGCAAAAGATAACGGCGACTGGGCTGCTCAAGTTGTCCGTCGTAATGGCAAGTATTATTACTATGTGACCGTCGAATCGACTCGCGGTGGCCGCGCTATCAACGTTGCCGTGGCCGACAAGCCGCAAGGTCCGTTCAAGGATGCCCGCAATGGTCAGCATCTTGCTGGTCCGAACTGGGATTACATTGACCCGACTGTTTGGATTGACGATGACGGCCAGGCTTGGCTTTATTGGGGCAACCCGAAGCTCTATTACGCCAAGCTCAAAGAGAATATGATTGAGTTTGACGGGCAAATTCAGGTGACGGACATGAGCCGCGGTTTTTCACCGAACGGAAACTCCGTCTATACCGAAGGCCCGTGGATTCACAAGCGCGATAAGAAGTATTACATGATTTACGCTTCTCATGGCGTGCCTGAAAAGATTTCGTACTCCACCAGTGATTCTCCGACGGGTCCGTGGAAGTGGGGTGGAATCATCATGGACCAGGGCAATGGAACTGCGTTCACGAACCACTCCGGCCTCATTGACTTCAAGGGCCGCAGCTTCTTCTTCTATCACAACCAGAAGAATGTGAGCGGTGGTGGCTATAGCCGTTCTACCGCAGTTGAAGAATTTACCTGGAATGCAGATGGTTCTATTCCGACCATCAAATCTACGGACAATGGTGTCGTGAAGCCTATCAAGAATCTTGACCCGTTCGAACGCGTTGAAGCCGAAACCAAGTCTTGGGTGGGTGGCATCAATGTGGACAAGAGCGGTGGATACACCATCATCAAGCATGTGGCAAAGCAGGGCGATAATGTTTATCTCACCAACATGGGCAACAACTTCTATACGAAAGTTCGCTCCGTGGACATGGGTGATGGTGCCGAAAATATCATCATCTGCACCAAGGGTAATGGCGGTAAGCTTGAAGTTCATACCGGTTCTACGACGGGTCCGACGATTGCAACGATTGATGTGCCGAAGAGCTCCAGCTGGCAAGAAAATACATTTGCTTTGACGGATGCAGCCGGTGTCGAAGATCTCTACTTTGTTGTAAAACAGGGCGGTTTTGATTTCGACTATTGGTACATGGAAAGTGCTGCAACCAAGATTCCGCAGGAACCGTTCAAGGGCACGGCTTCCGCAATTCCGGGCAAAATCCAGGCCGAAGATTATGACAAGGGCGGCCACAACAAGGCCTTCTACGATAACGATCGCGCTAATCAGGGCGGCGCCTATCGCGAAGACGAAGTGGATATTGTCCAGCTCGATTCTACCGACAAGTCTAAGGGTTATGCCATCGGCTACACCGAAGACGGCGAATGGGTCGAATACACGGTCGATAACCAGATTGCATCTGAATACACAATCGTTGTGAACATGGCAACAGCTTCTGACGATGTGGGCGTCCAGTTCTATATCGATGGCGAGGAAATCACCGATGTTATCAAGGCCGAAAAGGGCGAAGATTGGTCGCACTATTCTACAATTGAAGCCAAGACAAAGGAAATCCCGAAGGGTGAACATGTGCTCAGAATGCAAATCGTCGGAAATTTCGTAAACGTAGATTGGTTCAAGTTCTGCATGGGATTCGATTGTGAAGATCAAGTTGGAATCAAGAACGCTCGCGTGGAACTCCCGATTGCCGAAAAGTCTTACGCTGTGTTCACTATGACTGGCAAGTACCTTGGACACGTTGACGCTAAGGGCCAGAGCCTTGCAAAGTCCATCCGCTCTGCAGGTTTTGTTCCGGGCGTGTACATGGTTCGCGGCCTTGGCCATTCCAAGACATTCCGCGTTCTCGTGAAATGA
- a CDS encoding glycoside hydrolase family 2 TIM barrel-domain containing protein gives MKFGINLSLTMSAGLVLATSLFAQPNDEWNGKPRIFGVNTLTPHVTSMPYTTVEEAVKGDRHASEWYQTLTGKWKFFHVEKPSQRNNDFYKDNYDVSKWDEIKVPSSWQLLGYDHPIYTNVIYPWSQNNRVSAPYAPTDFNPVGHYRRTFTVPEKWDGKRIRLHFEGVESAYYVWVNGNYVGYSEDTFTGHEFDINKYLRKGENNISVQVFRWCDGSWLEDQDFIRLSGIMRDVYIYAVPEVHIQDFQIDATLTNSYKDGLLKTTAWIYNSSGKESGEYTVELSLYDASGAEVIKPSAQKVSGIGVRGEKSVHFELPLSSPKRWSAETPDLYSAVLTFKDASGKILQVESNKIGFRKIEIKKQNGAPRLLVNGMPVKFHGVDRHELDPDNGRAVTYERMEKDIILMKQFNINALRMSHYPNNPMMYDLCDKYGIYVIDEANVESHGANNDLPKNSDDWRAPAVDRLNSMVQRDKNHPSIILWSLGNEAGNGNVFASERQRAHEIDSTRFVHYEGDWNNADVNSWMYFGPEAIASYNDANKPIMLCEYEHAMGNSVGDLQEYMDAFYSNPRAFGGFIWDFIDQGLRHKGTPYFEFGGMWGDWQNDDNFCANGLVFPDRALQPEMWEVKYQYAQVRVHNVDAAKGKIEIESRYLYKNLGDFLDAFWQIKENGKVIEEGKLDGSQLNIGPNEKKTVTIKMPEIKTTVGAEYFLDIDFRLKKDELWAFAGHSVAHEQFGIDLGQLWSTEIDISSMSATKVNKSNGLTIEGSDFKITFDERNGTLASYVLDGDTIIKNGGRPNFWRAPTDNDKGFNMERGHGEWRSASKKRNVTSEVKEVSAQETQVTFNFSFPDVGSSKMRLTYYVYGSGDIVVDYKFNPDGTKSYIPNVGTLFTVPGGYEKVRWFGRGPDENYIGRNRGSFMGLYSTTADSMTVMYMEIGETGQRTDVKWATLTNKDGKGLMIVGNPRLEFSAQHYTPEQLTDVKLPWELKRDKDITLRVDLHQMGLGGINSWGAEPMPAYRLNANREYSHTFRIAPIRKQLNDPTEYSLLGFINFGWNKEISPEKYGPDEIEKIYKNDEGKKDITALPGMNKAPLAVVAGKDYNVFDAQGKKVASFSTRGVEDLKAMTSLVVKTSGVYVVKSKHGGQAFRITVKK, from the coding sequence ATGAAGTTCGGAATTAATTTGTCTTTGACAATGTCAGCCGGTTTGGTTTTGGCGACGTCTTTGTTTGCTCAACCCAACGACGAATGGAATGGCAAACCGAGAATTTTTGGCGTGAACACGCTTACTCCGCACGTAACTTCGATGCCGTACACGACTGTAGAAGAAGCTGTGAAGGGTGATCGTCACGCTTCGGAATGGTACCAGACGCTTACGGGCAAGTGGAAATTTTTCCATGTCGAAAAACCGAGTCAGCGCAACAACGATTTCTACAAGGATAATTACGATGTGTCCAAGTGGGATGAAATCAAGGTGCCGAGTTCGTGGCAGCTCTTGGGCTACGACCATCCGATTTACACGAACGTAATTTATCCGTGGTCTCAGAATAACCGCGTATCTGCACCGTATGCTCCGACGGATTTTAATCCGGTTGGTCATTATCGCCGCACGTTTACGGTTCCCGAAAAGTGGGATGGCAAGCGCATCCGTTTGCACTTCGAAGGTGTTGAATCCGCTTATTACGTTTGGGTGAACGGCAATTACGTTGGCTACAGTGAAGATACTTTCACGGGTCATGAATTCGATATCAACAAGTACCTCCGCAAAGGCGAAAATAACATCTCCGTGCAGGTGTTCCGTTGGTGCGACGGTTCCTGGCTCGAAGACCAGGATTTCATCCGCCTTTCCGGTATCATGCGTGACGTCTATATCTACGCTGTCCCGGAAGTACACATTCAAGATTTCCAGATTGATGCAACCCTTACGAATAGCTACAAGGATGGTCTCTTGAAGACGACCGCTTGGATTTACAATTCAAGTGGCAAGGAATCGGGTGAATACACTGTAGAACTTTCCCTCTACGATGCTTCCGGTGCCGAAGTGATTAAGCCCTCTGCTCAGAAGGTTTCTGGCATTGGTGTGAGAGGCGAAAAGAGCGTTCACTTTGAACTTCCGCTTTCTTCGCCGAAGCGCTGGTCTGCAGAAACGCCGGACCTCTATTCTGCCGTGCTTACGTTTAAGGATGCTTCGGGCAAGATTCTCCAGGTCGAAAGTAACAAGATTGGTTTCCGTAAGATTGAAATCAAGAAACAGAATGGTGCTCCGCGTTTGCTCGTGAACGGCATGCCGGTGAAATTCCACGGTGTTGATCGCCACGAACTCGATCCAGATAATGGCCGTGCAGTCACTTACGAACGCATGGAAAAAGACATCATTCTCATGAAGCAGTTCAATATCAACGCTCTCCGTATGTCGCATTATCCGAACAATCCGATGATGTACGATCTTTGCGATAAGTACGGTATTTACGTGATTGACGAAGCGAACGTTGAAAGCCATGGCGCAAATAACGACCTTCCGAAGAACAGCGATGATTGGCGCGCTCCGGCTGTGGACCGCCTGAATTCCATGGTGCAGCGTGACAAGAACCATCCGTCCATTATTCTTTGGTCTCTCGGTAACGAAGCCGGTAACGGTAACGTATTTGCCTCTGAACGTCAGCGAGCTCATGAAATCGACTCCACTCGCTTTGTGCATTACGAAGGCGACTGGAACAATGCCGATGTGAACAGCTGGATGTACTTTGGCCCAGAAGCTATTGCTAGTTACAATGATGCCAACAAACCGATTATGTTGTGCGAATACGAACACGCCATGGGTAACTCTGTAGGTGACTTGCAAGAATACATGGATGCCTTCTATAGCAACCCGCGCGCTTTCGGTGGTTTCATTTGGGACTTTATCGACCAGGGTCTCCGTCACAAGGGTACTCCGTACTTTGAATTTGGTGGTATGTGGGGCGACTGGCAGAACGACGACAACTTCTGTGCTAACGGCCTAGTGTTCCCGGATCGTGCGCTCCAACCGGAAATGTGGGAAGTCAAATATCAATATGCACAAGTCCGCGTCCACAATGTAGATGCTGCTAAGGGTAAGATTGAAATCGAAAGCCGCTACCTCTACAAGAATCTTGGTGATTTCCTCGATGCATTCTGGCAAATTAAGGAAAATGGCAAGGTTATTGAAGAAGGCAAGCTCGATGGTTCTCAGTTGAACATCGGCCCGAACGAAAAGAAAACTGTGACTATCAAAATGCCTGAAATCAAGACGACGGTTGGCGCTGAATACTTCCTCGATATTGATTTCCGCTTGAAGAAAGATGAACTTTGGGCATTTGCTGGCCACAGCGTTGCTCACGAACAGTTTGGCATTGACTTGGGACAACTCTGGTCTACTGAAATTGATATCAGCTCTATGAGTGCCACCAAGGTTAATAAGAGCAATGGCCTTACAATCGAAGGATCCGATTTCAAGATTACATTCGATGAAAGAAATGGAACGCTCGCAAGCTATGTTCTCGATGGCGATACGATTATCAAGAATGGCGGCCGTCCGAACTTCTGGCGTGCTCCGACCGATAACGACAAGGGCTTCAACATGGAACGCGGCCACGGCGAATGGCGCAGCGCAAGTAAAAAACGCAACGTGACCTCCGAAGTGAAGGAAGTTTCTGCTCAAGAAACTCAGGTGACGTTCAACTTTAGCTTCCCGGATGTTGGCAGCTCCAAGATGAGACTTACCTACTATGTCTATGGCAGCGGCGATATCGTTGTGGATTACAAGTTCAATCCGGATGGCACCAAGAGCTATATCCCGAATGTGGGTACACTCTTCACGGTTCCGGGTGGTTACGAAAAGGTTCGCTGGTTTGGCCGCGGCCCGGATGAAAACTACATCGGACGTAATCGCGGTAGCTTTATGGGTCTCTATTCTACGACGGCAGATTCTATGACCGTAATGTACATGGAAATTGGTGAAACTGGCCAGCGCACCGATGTGAAGTGGGCGACGCTCACGAACAAGGATGGCAAGGGCCTCATGATTGTGGGTAACCCGCGTCTCGAATTCAGCGCCCAGCATTACACACCGGAGCAGCTCACCGACGTGAAGCTCCCGTGGGAACTCAAGCGCGACAAGGATATCACTCTCCGTGTAGACTTGCACCAGATGGGTCTCGGTGGTATCAATTCCTGGGGCGCAGAACCGATGCCTGCCTACCGCTTGAATGCTAACCGTGAATACTCTCATACGTTCCGCATTGCTCCGATTCGCAAGCAGTTGAACGACCCGACGGAATACTCTCTCCTCG